The region TGACGCTGCTTCCCTGCGCAAAGCGGGTGAATAAGTTTCAAAACAAGTAGATGAGTCAGAGAATGCAGGTGGATCTTCCTTAATATCCTGCTGAGACTGCTTTGGCTCAGTCTGCCTAGCTATAGAGAGGTATGTGGTGAATAGGGCAGAAAAAGCAAAAATCATCGATGGCCTGAAGGAGAGGGCTGACAAGGCGAGCATCGCCATTGTCACGGATTTCCATGGGCTCAAAGTGGCAGAGCTTACTCCCTTGCGTGCAAAATTGCATGAGGTGGGGTGCGACTATCAGGTCGTGAAGAATACTCTGGCACGGAAAGCTTTCATGGAAGGACCGCATGTGGTACTCAATGATCATTTGAAGTACAACTGCGCCGTGGCTTTCGGTTATGACGACCCTGTCGTCGCTGCAAAGGTCCTGGTTGAGTTTGCAAAGAAGAACGACAAGTTTTCCGTGCGTTATGCCAGTCTTGAAGGCAAGTTCCTGGAAGAGGCATCCATTAAGGCCCTTTCCGAGTTGCCCGGACGCGAACAGCTGCTTGCATCTGTTCTGGGTACGATGAACGCGGTTCCGCAGAATTTCGTTTCTCTCTTTGCCAATGTTGTTCGAGGTATGGTCAATGTACTGACCGCTCTCAAAGACAAAAAAGAAGAATGAGCCAAAGCTAATATTTAGGAGGATAAAATGTCTGATATCACCAAAGAACAGGTTGTCGAATTTATTGCTAACATGACTGTGTTGGAACTCTCCGTCTTCATCAAGGAACTCGAAGAGAAGTTCGGCGTATCCGCCGCAGCTCCCGTTGCCGCTTTCGCCGCTGCTCCTGCAGCCGCTGCCGAAGCCGCTGAAGAAGAGAAGACCGAATTCGATGTCGTCCTGACCGAAGCCGGCGCCAACAAGATTGGTGTCATCAAGGTTGTGCGCGCTCTGACCAGCCTGGGTCTGAAAGAAGCCAAGGCCAAAGTCGACGAGACTCCTTCCGTGATCCTGGAAGCCGCTGCAAAGGACGCCGCCAACGACGCCAAGAAGCAGCTTGAAGAAGCTGGTGCAAAGGTTGAAATTAAGTAGTTTTTTGCTTTCTGTTTGACTTTTCGTAAAGAGTGTAAGGGGAAAAAAACCTCTTACACTCTTTACGCCTTTTTGTGTAACACCACGCCTTAAGCGTCAGCATATGCGACTGAGTGATTTTTCACCATAGCTTCTCTCCCTTTGGTCCCAGAACGCTTTGCCTGCCCAGCAACATCCCATTTCCTGAGGGGAAACGATGAACAAACTGATCAAGAAATTCGGACGAATTAAAGATTCCATTGATATCCCTCATCTTTTAAGCCTTCAGCTTGATTCGTATAATAAATTTCTGCAGACCGACGTTCCTGCGAGCATGCGCACGGATATCGGTCTTGAAGGCGTTTTTCGTTCTGTTTTTCCGATTCATGATTTCAATAAGACGGCCACCCTGGAATATGTCAGCTACGATATCGGCAAGCCAAAATACGATGTCGATGAATGCATCGCCAAGGGTCTAACTTTCGAAGCTCCCTTGCGGATCAAGGTTCGCCTTGCCGTGTACGACGTCGATGAGGCGTCCGGCAGTCGCACCATCCACGACATCAAGGAGCAGGACATATATTTCGGAACGATCCCTCTCATTACCCAGAAGGGAACGTTTTTGATCAATGGCACCGAGCGCGTCATTGTTAACCAGCTGCAGCGTTCGCCCGGCATCATTTTCGAGCACGATTCGGGCAAGACTCATTCCAGCCGCAAAATCCTGTACAGCTGTCGCATAATCCCCATGCGCGGGTCCTGGCTGGATTTTGATTTTGATCACAAAGACATCCTGTATGTGCGCATCGATCGCCGTCGCAAAATGCCCGCCACGATTTTGCTCAAGGCCATGGGCATGACCAGCGAGGATATCCTCGACTACTATTACGCCAAGGAGACCTTTCGGCTGGAAGGAACCTCCGTTCTGCGTCGCGTCGAGGATTACAACTTCCGCAAGGAACTGGCCCATGCCGATGTAGTCACCTCTGACGGGACGGTGATTGTCGCTGCCGGCAAGGCTCTGACCAAGGGCATGTGGAAGCGGATGATCAAAGCCGGAATCGAGTATTACGAAGTTCGCCCCGATACGCTTGAGACGGAATATGCAGCCAAGGATATTGTCGACCCCGCTACCGGCGAGGTCATCCTGCGCG is a window of Desulfomicrobium macestii DNA encoding:
- the rplJ gene encoding 50S ribosomal protein L10 produces the protein MNRAEKAKIIDGLKERADKASIAIVTDFHGLKVAELTPLRAKLHEVGCDYQVVKNTLARKAFMEGPHVVLNDHLKYNCAVAFGYDDPVVAAKVLVEFAKKNDKFSVRYASLEGKFLEEASIKALSELPGREQLLASVLGTMNAVPQNFVSLFANVVRGMVNVLTALKDKKEE
- the rplL gene encoding 50S ribosomal protein L7/L12; protein product: MSDITKEQVVEFIANMTVLELSVFIKELEEKFGVSAAAPVAAFAAAPAAAAEAAEEEKTEFDVVLTEAGANKIGVIKVVRALTSLGLKEAKAKVDETPSVILEAAAKDAANDAKKQLEEAGAKVEIK